GTCTGGTTCTCCGCAGGCCGCGGAATCTGCGTCGGGTCGAAGCGGGAGAGCGGATTGAACAGCGCGCCTTCGATATGGCCGGAGGCGTATTCATCGGCCTCGCGCACATCGATGAGAATGATCGAGCCGTCGGCGAGGCCGGTCTTCAAATCGTCGAGGCTGATGTCGGTGAACGGGTCGGCCATGGTCGGGGTCCTGAAATGGGCGCTCCCGCCGCCGAGCGATGCCGGCTTGATGCGGGGCGCGGGCGCGTTAGGTGGCAGCGCCTCGGGGGCGCAGTTCCCACCATGTGACACAGGAGCCGGTGGAATGTCCAGGAACGCATCAATGGCGAGCATATGCTCGGCGGCAGCCCTCGCGCTCGTCCTCTCGGCCGCTCCGGCCATGGCCAAAACCGTCATGTTGAGGGGCGACCTCACCGGCGGCGCCGTCAATCCGCCGAGCGGGAGCAAAGCGTCGGGCGAGATCGAGGTCAAGCTCGATCCCGACACCAAGAAGATCACCTGGAAGGGCCACTACCAGGGCCTCCGCAGCGAGGAGACCGCGGCCCATTTCCACGGCCCCGCCGGGCCCGGCCAGAACGCCGCCCCGGTGCTGCCGGTCGACGCCGCGAACGGCAAATTCGAGGGCGAGGCCACGCTCGATGCGAAGCAGGTCGAGCAGCTCGAGAACGGGCGATGGTATTTCAACCTGCACACGGACAAGCATCCCGACGGCGCGCTGCGCGGACAATTGATGCGCGTGCGATGATGTCGCGCGTCGGCGAGAGGCGGCTCAGGCGCCGTCCTTGCCGGCCCGGCCGAGGGATCTGGGCCGCTCCGGCGCGAGACGCGGGGGCGGCTCCTTGCGTTCGGCGGTCTTCGGCGCGGCCGTCTTGGGCACGGAGCCCGTCGGCGTCGGATCGACCTGCGTCCGCTCGAGCCGCGAGAGCCGCGCCTCCAGCCGGTCGAGACGCGCGGCGCCCGCCTCGCGCGCGGCCTCGAGGGCGCGCAGCCGCTCGCCGGGACGCAGCGCCTCGCGCTCATGGCGCAGCGACTCGATCTGCGCGCGCGCCGAACGCACGTCGTCGAGCATTTGCGCGATCTCGCGGCGCCGGCGCAGATCGATCGAGGCGACCTCCGGCTTCCAGGCGAGCGCCTTGGACAAAGTCTCCGCGTCTATGCTCTGGCCCGCCTCGATCGCGTCCTTGACGCCCGTGCGCGAGCCGAGCATATAGCCGGCCGCCGTTCCGAAGGCGATCGAGGCGACGACGAAGACAGCGCGCCGCAGCCCCTGCGGCGAGAAGACCCCGAATGGCTTTGCGGCGATGATCGGCATGGGCGCCTCCACGGCGACCGACGGTCTGTCGATGGTCGCGCCACTGTCGGACCGGCGCGGTTAATGATCGGTTAAGCCGAGAGCTCGGCCGGGCGCGCCGCTGCGGCGATGTGCGCGCGGGCGCTGGAGCGCGAGGGCGCTCGACAGCCGCGCCGAAATTGTCTATCTGAGCCACAACTAGAAGAAAGATAGGGTACATTCCATGTGCTGGAGTGGGGAAGCGTCGACGGTGCTGGCGACGGTGGGCGTCGGCGGAGCAATTTATAGCGCGATCAAGAAAGAGCCCTTGGCGCTCTGGGGCTGCCTGCTCTATTTCTCCAGCATGGAGGCGCTGCAGGCGGTCAGCTATGCGGTGCTGGACCAGTGCGATTCGCCGCTCAATCAGATGATGACATTGTTCGGCTATCTGCACATCACCTTCCAGCCTTTCTTCATCAACGCCGTGGCGCTCTACTTCATGCCGAAGGAGGCCGCCAAGCGCGTCGCGCCGATCGTGTTCGCGGCCTGCTTCATCGGCGCCATCTCCATGCTGGTGCAGCTCTATCCGTTCCAATGGGCCGGACATTGCCAGCCGGGCCGGCCGCTCTGCGGCGAGTTCCTCTGCACCGTCCATGGCGAATGGCATCTGGCTTGGCTGGTGCCGACCAATGGCATCGGCAACAGCATGGCCGACAACGCCTATCTCGGCCGCGGCTATCTCGCCTATCCGCTGCTCGCCTTCCTGACGCCGGCGCTGATCGGCAGCTGGCGCTTCACCCTGTTCTCTTATGTGGCCGGCCCCTTCGCCGCGAGCCTCACCACCTCCAACATCAATGAATGGCCGGCGGTGT
The sequence above is a segment of the Methylosinus trichosporium OB3b genome. Coding sequences within it:
- a CDS encoding rhodanese-like domain-containing protein — its product is MADPFTDISLDDLKTGLADGSIILIDVREADEYASGHIEGALFNPLSRFDPTQIPRPAENQTIVVYCRSGKRSVNAMEQARLLGRRDVRTHFGGGILGWQKAGEPVVPGM
- a CDS encoding CHRD domain-containing protein; its protein translation is MASICSAAALALVLSAAPAMAKTVMLRGDLTGGAVNPPSGSKASGEIEVKLDPDTKKITWKGHYQGLRSEETAAHFHGPAGPGQNAAPVLPVDAANGKFEGEATLDAKQVEQLENGRWYFNLHTDKHPDGALRGQLMRVR
- a CDS encoding DUF5765 domain-containing protein is translated as MCWSGEASTVLATVGVGGAIYSAIKKEPLALWGCLLYFSSMEALQAVSYAVLDQCDSPLNQMMTLFGYLHITFQPFFINAVALYFMPKEAAKRVAPIVFAACFIGAISMLVQLYPFQWAGHCQPGRPLCGEFLCTVHGEWHLAWLVPTNGIGNSMADNAYLGRGYLAYPLLAFLTPALIGSWRFTLFSYVAGPFAASLTTSNINEWPAVWCLFSIGLVLAIMKTPLRRHLHVGEPWWRRLAAWRAARAAAPAVAIAEPVPEPEKTSPAPALEAAVD